The following are encoded in a window of Caldicellulosiruptor danielii genomic DNA:
- a CDS encoding response regulator transcription factor, translating into MRKVLIVDDEKLIRKGIRTILERNVPDLNEIKEASNGKEALDLLLSEKFDILIIDIRLPQLDGISVLKKIQNLSYKPKIIIISGYDEFNYAKECMQYGARGYILKPIDKKELIEIVEKVKNELQEEENNFRLISLQRIMKAKMFESEVNNIIFSGMDVSKFKERLKDLEIPSDEKVIAVYLLWPGSFSEQNDFSTEEDKLRLSKMLPQGSYVSTIYNQRKDILVFAKVAFCYQEIKKNYESLTGRKLYMGICDLQESFENLKLLYERAYKAALYSFISSKEIEFWSQVAWREKEKFSKFERVEKLKEVILAGKQKEAITFLESIFNCEFFGRYSADSILAVTEKLYIHIVDWFCHHVPKKVLEIHEYQDLDSILNFTTIHDYVNHFKKFVYEATDMVTSLKGILNVKDEIDEAIKFINQNYHKDINMAMVANHVSLNYYYFSSIFKEKTGMSFLDYLNKVRVEKAKELLANTNLKVWEIAERVGYKNPKHFARIFKEITGLTPNEYRDAQKSLQE; encoded by the coding sequence ATGAGAAAGGTACTTATTGTGGATGACGAGAAGCTTATTAGAAAAGGAATTAGGACAATCTTGGAGAGAAATGTTCCAGATTTAAATGAGATTAAGGAGGCATCAAATGGCAAAGAAGCACTGGATCTTCTCCTTTCAGAAAAATTTGACATTTTGATAATAGATATAAGACTTCCTCAGCTTGATGGAATTTCTGTTTTAAAGAAGATTCAAAATTTATCTTACAAGCCAAAGATTATCATAATAAGCGGGTATGATGAGTTTAACTATGCGAAAGAGTGTATGCAATATGGAGCAAGAGGATATATTCTCAAACCAATCGACAAAAAGGAGTTAATTGAAATTGTTGAAAAGGTCAAGAATGAGCTTCAAGAAGAAGAAAACAATTTTAGGCTTATTTCTTTGCAGAGGATAATGAAAGCAAAGATGTTTGAATCAGAAGTTAACAATATCATATTTTCCGGGATGGATGTGAGCAAATTTAAAGAGAGACTAAAAGATTTGGAAATCCCCTCAGATGAAAAAGTGATAGCTGTATATCTTCTCTGGCCTGGAAGCTTTTCTGAACAAAATGATTTTTCAACAGAAGAAGATAAATTGAGACTTAGTAAGATGTTGCCACAAGGAAGTTATGTTTCTACTATATATAACCAAAGAAAAGACATATTAGTATTCGCAAAAGTAGCCTTCTGTTATCAAGAGATAAAGAAAAATTATGAATCTTTGACAGGCAGAAAACTTTATATGGGCATTTGTGATTTGCAGGAAAGTTTTGAAAACTTAAAACTACTATATGAAAGGGCTTATAAAGCAGCACTCTACAGCTTTATTTCAAGCAAAGAGATTGAATTTTGGTCACAGGTTGCTTGGCGTGAAAAAGAAAAATTCAGTAAGTTTGAGAGGGTTGAAAAGCTAAAAGAAGTGATTCTTGCTGGCAAGCAAAAAGAAGCCATTACATTTTTGGAGAGTATCTTTAATTGCGAGTTTTTTGGCAGGTATTCAGCAGACAGCATATTAGCAGTCACTGAAAAGCTTTATATTCACATTGTAGACTGGTTTTGCCATCATGTACCAAAGAAAGTACTTGAAATTCATGAGTATCAAGATCTTGATAGCATTCTTAATTTCACAACAATACATGATTATGTTAATCATTTCAAAAAGTTTGTTTATGAGGCAACGGACATGGTAACCTCTCTCAAAGGGATTTTGAACGTAAAAGATGAAATTGATGAGGCCATAAAATTTATAAACCAGAACTACCACAAGGACATAAATATGGCAATGGTAGCAAACCATGTGTCATTGAACTATTATTACTTCTCAAGCATTTTTAAAGAAAAGACTGGAATGAGCTTTTTGGACTATTTAAATAAAGTGAGAGTTGAGAAAGCAAAAGAACTTCTTGCAAACACCAATTTAAAAGTTTGGGAAATAGCTGAAAGAGTGGGTTATAAAAATCCTAAGCATTTTGCAAGAATATTCAAAGAAATTACAGGACTTACTCCAAATGAATACAGAGATGCCCAAAAAAGTTTACAAGAATAG
- a CDS encoding extracellular solute-binding protein produces the protein MKKLKLKRLFAVAIVIAFVASLIPFAIGSAASSVKPGWKEDSKKPITFDWYINFSWFGTKWGGNAVSDYITKKTGVKINFIVPAGNENEKLNVMIASNTLPDFITLGWWEEAVKKMIAGKLVYALDELAKKYDPYFFTVANKQRLGWYTEPDGHVYGYPNASYTPSDYQNPKLKIYSNQTFLVRKDMYEALGKPDMRKPDTFLKALADAKKKFPKVNGQPLIPIGFHEFTDTGCYSLESYLWNFLALPREKNGKLYDIVAHPEYIRWLKTFNEAYRRGLIAKDVFIDKRAQMEEKIAQGRYFSMIYQRTDFVAQQQELYKKNPNMIYIAVDGPANSKLEKPKLAGPGIAGWTLTMISKNNKDPKRAIRFMSYWLSPEGQKDFYLGPKGVTWDVIKGKEQFKPEVVKLMQTDRPTFDKKYGAELTYWMLGDWPYVSQWDPGMPPYLQQMADWTLGKTVSYAQYDNLNPPADSPEGIIARKIALKWGQTLPKLIMAKSPAEFDRIFKEFQNYKKQIGFDKLLAWQQKKLEENKKKLGLK, from the coding sequence ATGAAGAAGCTTAAACTCAAAAGACTTTTTGCTGTAGCTATAGTCATTGCGTTTGTTGCAAGCTTAATACCATTTGCAATTGGCAGTGCAGCAAGCTCTGTCAAGCCTGGCTGGAAAGAAGATAGCAAAAAACCTATCACATTTGACTGGTACATCAACTTCTCATGGTTTGGCACAAAATGGGGTGGAAATGCAGTTTCTGATTACATCACCAAAAAGACAGGTGTTAAAATCAACTTCATAGTACCAGCTGGAAATGAAAACGAAAAGCTCAATGTTATGATTGCTTCAAACACACTACCAGACTTCATCACTCTTGGCTGGTGGGAAGAAGCAGTCAAAAAAATGATTGCAGGGAAGCTTGTATATGCTTTGGATGAACTTGCAAAGAAATATGATCCTTACTTTTTCACAGTTGCAAACAAGCAAAGACTTGGCTGGTATACAGAACCAGATGGACATGTCTATGGCTATCCAAACGCATCTTATACACCAAGTGATTATCAGAATCCAAAGTTAAAAATTTATTCCAACCAAACATTCCTTGTAAGAAAAGATATGTACGAAGCTCTTGGCAAGCCTGACATGAGAAAACCAGATACATTCTTGAAAGCTTTAGCTGACGCTAAAAAGAAATTCCCGAAAGTAAATGGTCAACCTCTTATCCCAATTGGATTCCATGAATTTACCGACACAGGTTGCTACTCATTAGAGAGTTATCTGTGGAATTTCTTAGCGCTTCCACGAGAGAAAAATGGTAAGCTTTATGACATTGTGGCACATCCAGAGTATATCAGGTGGCTCAAAACTTTCAATGAGGCATACAGGAGAGGACTTATTGCAAAGGATGTGTTCATTGACAAAAGAGCACAGATGGAAGAAAAGATTGCTCAAGGAAGATACTTTAGCATGATTTATCAGAGGACAGATTTCGTTGCTCAGCAGCAAGAACTTTACAAGAAAAATCCAAACATGATTTATATCGCAGTTGACGGTCCTGCAAACTCAAAACTTGAAAAACCAAAACTTGCAGGTCCTGGTATTGCAGGTTGGACTCTCACCATGATTTCAAAGAATAATAAAGACCCAAAGAGAGCTATAAGATTTATGAGCTACTGGCTAAGTCCTGAGGGTCAGAAAGATTTCTATCTTGGACCAAAGGGTGTTACATGGGATGTAATTAAAGGCAAAGAACAGTTCAAACCAGAGGTAGTAAAACTTATGCAAACTGACAGACCAACGTTTGACAAGAAATACGGTGCGGAGCTTACCTACTGGATGCTTGGCGACTGGCCATATGTATCCCAGTGGGACCCTGGCATGCCACCATACCTGCAACAGATGGCAGATTGGACACTTGGCAAAACTGTTAGCTATGCACAGTATGACAATTTAAATCCACCTGCTGACAGCCCAGAAGGGATCATAGCACGAAAGATTGCTCTCAAATGGGGTCAGACTTTGCCAAAACTCATAATGGCTAAATCACCAGCTGAGTTTGACAGGATCTTCAAGGAGTTCCAAAACTACAAAAAACAGATTGGTTTTGATAAATTACTTGCATGGCAGCAGAAGAAGTTAGAAGAGAACAAAAAGAAGCTTGGACTTAAGTAA
- a CDS encoding sensor histidine kinase has protein sequence MYKTTITKFLSKILKLNIRQKLILTYVLIVAIPLSILQVDAFHRVRVFTEKEYVSNITFEMNKLRNDIIKNVEQYIKATQFILNNQEFIEFVSIYQERSVDEIFSFKINVLDKIEYLQYVNFNINRIRFFTNNSFLPEVWPTLYQIDRLKDFKFIDKFLSDQNQTSLWKIDNVDILGPPLNNEEKVVSLYTKVTDLVGNLIGIIEVNMKVDEFFANELTRENSNSVTIALSQSGEVILSKQTPIFLKRLNIDTKKLIQILKQKSKAGTEDGIVHLKINRNSAAFVYSHIPVLGVTIYKLILFDELSNKINRITFQMLAQVLVLIIASSVLIFILITLILKKLRQVILSMRAVENGNFDVSIDVKGDDEIDELAMHFLNMVEKLKILIGETVRREVAQKDAQIKALQSQINAHFIYNVLENIKMMAEYAENYDVSDAITKLGKMMRYNMNWKRKFVTLKEEIENIQNYIALMNIRYDNEIKLLVNVDDEILNYEVPKLILQPIIENAINYGIEPKGEGGSIFIDGSIIGDYIVISIIDDGLGIEEDKLIALQTALENDTESECYQGQGIALKNVNERIKLAYGKEFGIKIESKFGEFTKVTITLPYNRP, from the coding sequence ATGTACAAGACAACAATTACTAAATTCCTGAGTAAAATATTGAAACTGAATATTCGACAAAAGCTTATTCTCACATACGTTCTCATAGTGGCCATTCCACTTTCAATACTTCAGGTTGATGCTTTTCACAGGGTTAGAGTTTTTACAGAAAAAGAGTATGTGAGCAATATCACTTTTGAAATGAATAAATTAAGAAACGACATTATCAAAAATGTTGAGCAATATATAAAGGCAACACAGTTCATTTTAAACAATCAGGAGTTTATTGAATTTGTTTCGATTTATCAGGAAAGAAGCGTTGATGAAATCTTTTCATTCAAAATAAATGTCCTTGACAAGATAGAATATCTTCAATATGTAAATTTCAACATTAACAGAATTAGATTTTTTACAAATAACAGTTTTCTTCCAGAAGTTTGGCCAACTCTATACCAAATTGATAGACTCAAGGACTTCAAATTCATAGACAAATTTTTATCAGATCAAAACCAAACCTCGCTGTGGAAAATTGATAATGTTGATATACTCGGTCCACCTCTGAATAATGAAGAAAAAGTTGTATCATTATATACTAAAGTAACAGATTTAGTAGGAAATTTGATAGGAATAATTGAGGTTAACATGAAGGTTGATGAATTTTTTGCAAATGAACTTACAAGAGAAAACAGCAACTCAGTCACAATTGCGTTGTCACAAAGTGGCGAGGTAATTTTGAGCAAACAAACGCCAATTTTTCTCAAGAGGCTAAACATAGATACAAAAAAACTTATACAAATTTTGAAGCAAAAAAGCAAGGCCGGCACAGAAGATGGAATAGTTCATTTGAAGATTAACAGAAATTCTGCTGCTTTTGTATATTCTCATATTCCTGTATTAGGAGTAACCATTTATAAGCTAATTTTATTTGATGAACTTTCAAATAAGATAAATAGAATAACTTTCCAGATGCTTGCTCAGGTACTTGTGCTGATTATTGCCTCTTCTGTTCTCATTTTTATTTTGATTACTTTGATTCTTAAAAAGTTGAGGCAGGTTATTCTCAGTATGAGAGCTGTTGAAAATGGTAACTTTGATGTTTCTATCGATGTTAAGGGTGATGACGAAATAGATGAGCTTGCAATGCATTTTTTGAACATGGTAGAAAAATTAAAGATATTAATAGGTGAGACTGTAAGAAGAGAGGTTGCCCAGAAAGATGCTCAGATAAAAGCATTGCAATCCCAGATAAATGCACATTTTATTTACAATGTCCTTGAAAATATAAAAATGATGGCTGAATATGCCGAAAACTACGACGTTTCAGATGCAATTACAAAGCTTGGTAAAATGATGAGATACAATATGAACTGGAAAAGAAAGTTTGTTACGTTAAAGGAAGAGATAGAAAATATTCAGAATTATATAGCGCTTATGAATATCAGGTATGACAACGAGATAAAGTTGCTTGTAAATGTAGATGATGAGATTTTGAATTATGAGGTTCCAAAGTTAATTTTACAACCAATAATTGAAAATGCAATAAATTATGGGATTGAACCAAAAGGTGAAGGTGGAAGCATTTTTATAGACGGGAGTATAATTGGTGATTATATTGTCATTTCGATAATAGATGATGGGCTTGGAATTGAAGAAGATAAGCTTATAGCACTACAAACAGCCTTGGAAAATGATACAGAATCAGAATGTTATCAGGGGCAAGGAATAGCTCTTAAGAATGTAAACGAAAGAATAAAACTTGCCTATGGGAAGGAATTTGGAATTAAGATAGAAAGTAAGTTTGGAGAGTTCACGAAGGTGACAATAACATTGCCATACAATAGACCTTAA
- a CDS encoding ABC transporter permease produces MESAISPNMQHGRKSGFRRFLHKLNEQKYLQAMAIPGVIWMIIFNYIPMYGIIIAFKEYDITLGFNKSPWVGLANFKEFFSDERFWLIIKNTVGISFFKLLVGFPLPILFAVLLNELVSVRFKRAVQTISYLPHFISWVVLGGILMNWLSETGLINIILTKIDILKQPIAFLAEPKYFWGIAVVSEVWKELGWNAIIYLAAIAGIDPELYEAATVDGAGRFTKMFKITIPCISGTIAIMFILAVSGLMNSNFDQIFVLRNPLNADASDVIDIYVYRMGIEAFRFSYATAIGLFKSIIALILLLTANGVTKKLTDKSLF; encoded by the coding sequence ATGGAATCAGCTATTTCACCGAATATGCAGCACGGGCGCAAGAGTGGTTTTAGAAGATTTTTACACAAGTTAAATGAACAAAAATATCTTCAGGCAATGGCAATACCTGGTGTAATTTGGATGATAATTTTTAACTACATACCAATGTATGGAATAATAATTGCATTTAAAGAATACGACATTACATTAGGGTTCAATAAATCCCCATGGGTAGGTCTTGCTAATTTTAAAGAGTTCTTTTCTGATGAAAGATTCTGGCTGATAATAAAAAACACAGTGGGAATAAGCTTCTTCAAACTTCTTGTTGGATTTCCTCTGCCAATATTGTTTGCCGTACTCTTAAATGAACTTGTATCAGTGCGGTTTAAAAGAGCTGTTCAAACGATATCTTACCTGCCTCATTTTATATCTTGGGTTGTACTTGGCGGAATACTTATGAACTGGCTATCAGAGACAGGTCTTATAAACATAATTTTAACAAAAATAGACATCTTAAAGCAACCTATAGCCTTCTTGGCAGAGCCAAAATATTTTTGGGGAATTGCAGTTGTCTCTGAAGTTTGGAAAGAACTTGGCTGGAATGCAATAATATACTTAGCTGCAATTGCTGGAATTGACCCAGAGCTTTATGAGGCTGCAACGGTTGATGGAGCAGGAAGGTTTACAAAGATGTTCAAGATAACTATACCGTGTATTTCTGGTACAATTGCTATTATGTTTATTTTAGCAGTAAGTGGGCTTATGAATTCAAACTTTGACCAGATATTTGTTCTCAGAAATCCACTCAATGCAGATGCTTCGGATGTAATTGATATTTACGTTTACCGAATGGGAATAGAGGCATTCAGATTTTCGTATGCAACTGCAATAGGACTTTTCAAGTCGATAATAGCGTTAATATTACTTCTTACTGCAAATGGTGTAACTAAGAAACTTACTGATAAATCATTATTCTAA
- a CDS encoding two-component system regulatory protein YycI, which produces MNWAKAKTTAIVVFFLIFVFLIIKYLNLFPKEETLTDNQINMAKSILSQNSIKLSCSIDRKIYYVSKLGVTIESKYDNVVIKLFGKRVDRYQNEFESSIYHLKIVNQTLFLESKYYQDPFELFDIKRSDYIKDYDGSFVQVYEGYPIFDGRLTLKKEGSSTSYIFTKVNPRRFEIKRSRAISALEAIFNLLNQQRGIKEIQNIKFGFYLKDFNVIQGQAIPVWRIVADGNVYYINGFTGMLE; this is translated from the coding sequence ATGAACTGGGCAAAAGCTAAAACAACTGCGATTGTGGTATTTTTCTTGATATTTGTTTTTCTAATCATAAAATATCTCAATCTTTTTCCAAAAGAAGAAACTTTGACAGATAATCAAATAAACATGGCAAAGAGTATACTTTCACAAAATTCTATAAAACTCTCTTGCAGTATTGACAGGAAAATTTATTATGTATCAAAGCTTGGTGTTACAATTGAGAGCAAGTACGATAATGTTGTGATAAAGCTTTTTGGGAAAAGGGTTGACAGATATCAAAATGAGTTTGAAAGTAGCATATACCACCTCAAAATCGTAAACCAGACACTTTTTTTGGAGTCCAAATATTATCAAGACCCGTTTGAGCTTTTTGACATAAAAAGGAGTGATTATATAAAGGACTATGATGGAAGCTTTGTGCAGGTGTACGAAGGCTATCCTATTTTTGATGGAAGACTGACATTAAAAAAAGAGGGAAGTTCTACCTCGTACATCTTTACGAAAGTCAATCCCAGAAGGTTTGAAATTAAAAGAAGCAGAGCAATTTCAGCCTTAGAGGCAATTTTTAACCTTTTGAACCAGCAAAGAGGTATAAAAGAGATTCAAAATATAAAGTTTGGATTTTATTTAAAAGATTTCAACGTCATCCAAGGTCAAGCAATTCCTGTTTGGCGAATTGTTGCAGATGGGAATGTTTATTATATAAATGGGTTTACTGGGATGCTGGAATAA
- a CDS encoding carbohydrate ABC transporter permease, producing the protein MKIKSSFGDKVFDVFNITLMLIICFLTLYPVWYIIVYSFNEGKDAMLGGIYFWPRKFTLDNYKTVFSNSDITTAFMVTVARTVITTTLHVFFTAMVAYAFLRKELMGRKIYMAMGTITLFFGGGLIPYFLLIKSLGLYNTFWVYVIPGMFNFYNLIIFQAFFRELPIELEESAKIDGANDFVIFTRIILPLSTPVLATIALFVGVYNWNDYFMGVIFINNPKLQPIQTFLYKVIAQVTSNQMLAYAPGGIATRNVTSQSLKMATMVITTMPIVCVYPFLQKYFVKGLLIGAIKG; encoded by the coding sequence ATGAAAATAAAATCTTCGTTTGGAGATAAGGTATTTGACGTATTCAATATAACATTGATGCTTATTATATGTTTTCTAACTCTATATCCAGTGTGGTACATCATAGTATATTCATTTAACGAAGGAAAAGATGCAATGCTTGGCGGCATCTACTTTTGGCCTCGAAAGTTTACGCTGGACAACTACAAAACTGTTTTTAGCAACAGCGACATAACAACAGCATTCATGGTGACAGTGGCACGAACAGTTATAACAACCACGCTGCATGTATTTTTCACTGCAATGGTTGCGTATGCCTTTTTGAGAAAAGAACTTATGGGAAGAAAGATTTACATGGCGATGGGGACAATAACCCTCTTTTTTGGAGGAGGTCTTATACCATACTTCCTATTGATTAAAAGTTTAGGTCTATACAATACATTTTGGGTGTATGTAATACCAGGAATGTTCAACTTTTACAATCTCATTATATTTCAAGCCTTTTTCAGAGAACTTCCTATTGAACTTGAAGAGTCTGCAAAAATTGATGGTGCAAATGACTTTGTAATATTTACCCGTATAATACTTCCCCTGTCAACGCCAGTTCTGGCAACAATAGCACTATTTGTTGGTGTTTATAACTGGAATGACTATTTCATGGGAGTCATATTCATTAACAATCCAAAGCTTCAGCCTATACAAACATTTTTATACAAGGTTATAGCTCAGGTTACATCTAACCAGATGCTTGCATACGCACCTGGTGGAATTGCAACGAGAAATGTGACATCACAGTCACTTAAGATGGCTACAATGGTTATAACTACAATGCCTATAGTGTGTGTTTATCCGTTCTTGCAAAAGTATTTTGTAAAAGGTCTTTTAATTGGAGCTATAAAAGGATAA